CTCCCCCGAGACACTCGGCGAGCGCCTCGTCCGCGTCTTCCGCCATGCGGACGGCGTCGCGGTTCAGGAACTTCGGCTCCGCCGCCTTCTCCTCGGTGGTGATCGCCTCTTTGATCAGCCCGCCGAGGCCCTTTCGCTTCTGCCACCAGTTCCGGCGGTAGAGCCGGATGTGCTTGGCGGCCGACTCGGGGTCGAGCGGCAGGAAGCGATGGGAGAGCCGGTACTCCATCGGGATGCGGTGGAGGAAGTCGAACATTGCGGGGTGCGACTCGTGGGGGAAGCCCGTGACCGAGATCGCCCGGAGGTGCCGGTCGCCGACCCGTGGACTGAATCCGCCGTAGAGGTCCTGCGACGCGAGAAGGACGTCGAGGTAGCAGGGCGTGTCGGGCACCGAGACGCGGTGGTAGAGCCCGGTCAGGCAGGTGTGCAGGTGCGTCAGCAGCGCCTCGGACGTGAGGCGGGTGAGCGCCAGCGACGCCGAGAGGCGATCCTCGATGTCCTCCAGCCGGTCGACGAAGGTGTCGACCTGGGCCCGCCAGTCCGGCCCCTTGCGGTCCTCGCCGCTGATGAACCAGCGCGCAAGGCTCGACTGGAGTTCGTCGGGCGGCAGCCACGAAACGCAGAGGGTGTAGGTCGTCTCGAAGTTGCGGCGGCCCGACTCGTACTGCTCGCGGCGCTCCTCGTCGAGAAGCTCCGAGACCGGGTCCGGGAAGGGACCCGGCGGCGGGTAGTCGCGGCTCGGCCGCCGGATGGCGTCGGCGTTCAGGAGCCACTCGTCGCCGAGCGGCAGGAGCGCCTGGTTGAAGTGCTGCGAGAGAAGCGCCAGTTCCTCGGCCGTGGCGGCGTCGAGGTCCGGACCGGTGTAGCTCCAGCCGGCAAGGAACGAGCCGTCCTTGTTGACGGCGATTCCCTCGCCGACCAGGGCGGCCCAGTTCAGGAGGTCGGCGAGACCCTGCGGCTTGTGCCGATGCTCGCGCAGGATCATCGCGTGTCCCCCCGGAAGACAGGCACGCGCGAGATCGGCGCGCCGACTGCCGCCGTCGCCGGGTAGAACGGCTGGTAGAGCCGGTGACGGGCGAAAACGCGCGTCGCCTGGGGGTCCTGGCGGCCAATCCAGACCAGGATCCGGTGGCCGACCGTTCCGAGGAGCAGCGCTAGGCTCAAGCTCGCGAAGCGGAAGCCGACGCCGAAGAGCAGCGCCGCAATCACGCTCACCTCGATGATCACGAGGTCGCGCTCGGCCCCGCCCAGGAGGATCGGCCGCGTCAGCGAGCTGTGCAGCGGCACGGTCCGAAGCGACCTTCGCTTCACGGTCATCAGAGAACTGCCCCGGAGAAGCCGAGTGCCGTGACGAAGCTCACCGCGCCGAGTGCCACACCGGCGCCGAAGATGACCTGCGACACCCGGCGCATGCCGGTGCCGTGGTCAGAGAGCGCCCACATCACGCCAGCGAGCGCGACGGCAATGATGATGATCGCGCTCGCCACCGGGCCGGTGAGGTTCTCCTGGATGCGAATGAGCGGTTCGTCCCACGGCATCGACGTTCCGCCCGTGGTCGCGAAGGCGGCCGGTGAGGTCAACATCCAGAGAGCGGCGAGCGCCCCGAGCTTCTGTCCCTTCTCCCTCCAGTGCTTCATGGCTTGTCACTCCTCCTCGGTAAGCCGAGCCGCTATGGGCTCGAGTTGAAAGCTGCCATCGCCGGCGAGGCCGGCGACACGAACGAGCTCGGAGACGCGGCGACCGCGACTCCCTCCCTCGATGTGGACGACGAGGCCGACGGTGTCGGCGATCAGGGCGCGCTGGGAGGGCACCCCCGCCTCCTGCGCGAGCTGGTCGAGCCGCTGCAGGGCGGCGACCGCGTTGTTGGCGTGGACGGTCGTGCAGCCGCCGGGGTGACCGGTGTTCCAGGCCTTGAGGAGGTCGAGCGCCTCGCGGCCGCGGACCTCACCGATGATGATCCGGTCGGGATTGAGCCGCATCGTCGCCTTGACCAGGGTGGCGAGGTCGACGTGCCGGGTGGTGCGGAGTGCGGTGTGGTTCTCGGCGGTGCACTGGAGCTCGACCGTGTCCTCGAGCAGGATGAAGCGTTCGCTCGGCTCGCCGAGCCGGACCATCTCGTCGAGGATCGCGTTGACGAGCGTCGTCTTGCCCGAGCCCGTACCGCCGGAGACCAGGATGTTGCGCCGCTCGGCGATCGCGGACCGGAGCAATTCGGCCTGAGCCACAGTCATCGAACCGGTTTCGATGTAGTGCGAGAGCGGGAACACCCGCGTCGCCCGTTTCCGGATCGCGAAGCACGGACTCGCGACGAGCGGCGGCACCATGCCCTCGATTCGGCTCCCGTCGAGCGGCAGCTCGGCTTCGATGATCGGGTGCTCCGAGTCGATCTGGGACCCGAGCATGCCGGCGATCGAGGCG
This region of Thermoanaerobaculia bacterium genomic DNA includes:
- a CDS encoding VirB3 family type IV secretion system protein, translating into MTVKRRSLRTVPLHSSLTRPILLGGAERDLVIIEVSVIAALLFGVGFRFASLSLALLLGTVGHRILVWIGRQDPQATRVFARHRLYQPFYPATAAVGAPISRVPVFRGDTR
- a CDS encoding TrbC/VirB2 family protein: MKHWREKGQKLGALAALWMLTSPAAFATTGGTSMPWDEPLIRIQENLTGPVASAIIIIAVALAGVMWALSDHGTGMRRVSQVIFGAGVALGAVSFVTALGFSGAVL
- the trbB gene encoding P-type conjugative transfer ATPase TrbB codes for the protein MRQGPHDEQRQRWTEGLVRELGETIVGALGNDDLVEVLLNPDGRIWLDSRTEGMYDSGSRLLPQEAEAILASIAGMLGSQIDSEHPIIEAELPLDGSRIEGMVPPLVASPCFAIRKRATRVFPLSHYIETGSMTVAQAELLRSAIAERRNILVSGGTGSGKTTLVNAILDEMVRLGEPSERFILLEDTVELQCTAENHTALRTTRHVDLATLVKATMRLNPDRIIIGEVRGREALDLLKAWNTGHPGGCTTVHANNAVAALQRLDQLAQEAGVPSQRALIADTVGLVVHIEGGSRGRRVSELVRVAGLAGDGSFQLEPIAARLTEEE